The Haloterrigena turkmenica DSM 5511 genome includes the window TTCCGTTTCGCCGACCTCGAGGACGAGATCGGCGCCACGCTCGACGACGTCACGCTCGCGACGCTCGACCTCGAGGGTGTCGGGACCGGTACGACCGACGTTACGATCGAGGTCCACTCGCTGGACGACGACGACGGGCTGGCGATCGACACGCAGGCTCGCCCGGGCGTCGTGGTCGTCGGTCCGCCGCCGGTCGGCGAGGGGTCGGGCTCGGGACGCGCCCCGACGGATCTCGATGGTGACGGCCTCTTCGAGGACGTTAACGGCAACGGTCGACTCGACTACCAGGACGTCACCCTGCTGTTCGAGCACCTCGAGGACGACGCCGTCCAGCTCAACGAGGCGGCGTTCGACTTCAACGACAACGGTCGCATCGACTACGACGACGTCGTCGCCCTCTACGACGAACTGTAATCGAGGCGTCGTCCGCGTTCGGATTCGCGTCCGGCTCGAGATCTGACGCCGATCCGTGCGGTCGATTCGTCCGCTTCGTCGCTGGCGTCCGATTCGACCGCTCGTTGCCGGGACGACCGTCGGGCCGGTCTCATTCCCGGTTTCTTCGTTCGGACTGTTTTCCGGTTCCCCGCTCGACTATATAGATTCTCGCTCGTTCAGTCCGACTATCGAGATATAGTAACTTCACCGTTCGATAACAGTACGGATGATAATAATATTATAAAACCTAACCATATCTAACTGAGTCGACCCGCTTGCATGGTCGAATTTACCAGACGGAAGCTGATGGCATCGTCAGCGGCTGCGGCAGTCGGTGCGGGGACGGTCGGTCTAGTGGGGGCGGACGAGGATCCCGAGGAGCACGACTCGCTCGAGGCACCGTACGTCAAGGGGAACATCGATCGGTTCTCGACGACGGCACTCGGCGCCGAGGTAACGGGGCCGTTTGTCTTCGAGACGGGCGAACTACTCTACAGCCTGCAGGCGCCCAGCGACGACAATATGGAGCCGTTCAACCGGGGCGGCGTCGGCGTCTTCGACGACTTCCGATTTACCTTCAACGGCAAGAACGACGAGTTCGACGAGCTCGAGCCGCCGCGAACGAAGACCGAGGAGCAGCAGGTCCTCGGGGCGGCCGGCGACTACCGGCTGCTCGTTCAGGCGGGCGACGAGATCAACGGCGGGACCGAGCGGTTCGGTCACCCGCAGACGCCCGACGGCGAGAACGTCGCGGAGCTCGCCGGCGAGGACCTCGCGAGCGCCGGCGGCGTCACCGACATGAACTTCTTCGTCTCGACGAACGAGGAAGGCACCGAGGGCTACCTCTTCACCAACAACGAGACTCGTCCGGGTGCAATCATCCGGACGCCGCTCAGCCGCGAGTCGGGCCGCTGGGAGGCTGACCTCGAGAACGCGATGGAACTCGAGAACACCGAGGCATTCCGCGAGGTCGGCGGCACGCGGATCAACTGTTACGGCGACCTGAGTCCGTGGGAGACGCCGCTCTCGGCCGAGGAGGACTACGGCCATCCGCGCGTCAACGGGCTCGCGACGGTCAGCGATGTCGTCGAGGCGGGCAGTGGTGTCGGTATTCGCGGCGCCAGCACGTTCTGGAACCGACCGAACGTCGCCGGAATCGAGGACGCTCTCGCGGACATCTTCGGCGAGGACGCCTGGTATCCGATGGGACTGTGGGCGCTGACCGGTCTCGAGAAACACGCCTACCACCTCGGCGCCGAACCCGTCGACCTGCGCGAGTTCGAGAACGAGGACGGCGAGATTGAGATCGAGGATCGCCGCCGTCCCATCGGTGACGAGGCGTTCCCGAACCGCTACCGCTACGGGAAGATCGTCGAGATCACCGATCCCGCGAGCGACGACCCCACCCCGGTCAAACACCACGTCTTCGGCCGCGCCGCGTGGGAGTGTCCCGAAGTCCTCCCCGACGAGCGGACCGTCTACCTGGCCTCCGACGGCGGCGCGAAGGGCATCTATAAGTTCGTCGCCGAAGAGCCGATTTCGGAGTACGACGACCGGATGGACGTCTGCGGCACGCTGTACGCCATGAAAGCCACCGAGATCGGCGAGGGACCGGTCGCCGAGACCGACCTAGATATCGAGTGGCTTCCGCTGGGCACCGCGAGCAACGCCGAAATCGAGTCCTGGATCAGCGATTACGACGACGTCACGCAGGTCGACTACCTCGAGACCCACGCCGAGACCGACTGGGCCGACGACCTCGAGCAGGCGCTGATGGAAGCGGACGAGGAGGTCGCGATCAACGGCAACCAGGACTACATCGCCGACGAGGAGATCGTCGAGTGGGCCGCCCAGTACGAGGAACGCGGCCCTGACGGTGTCGACGAAGAACTCCGTCGCGTTCCCTTCCTCGAGACCCGCGCGGCCGCCAAGGAAATCGGCGCCAGCATCGAGTTCAACAAGGCCGAAGGAATCGATTCCCACGACGAGGCCGAACCCAGCGATTTCATCTACTTCGGCATCTCCTCGCTCGGCGGCACCATGACCGACGATCAGGGCGAACTCCGCTTCGATGAGGTCGAGACCGGCGTCCTCTACCGGGCCGAACTCGAGGAGGGCTACGACGTCTCCCGGCTCGAGCCGGTCGTCGTCGGCCCGAACGGGAGCGATTCCGTCTCCCTGCTCGACGAGTCGCTGATCAACGTCGACAACGTGATGGTCATGGACGACGGCCGAGTCCTCCTCTGTGAGGACAAGGGTACCTTCGGCCGCACATACGAGAACGACGCGATGTGGGTCTACGAGCCGCCGGCGGTTCTCCGGACCGACTCGATCGCGGTCAGTCACGGTGCGACCGGCGAGGTCGACCTAACACTGTCATCGATCCCGGACGGCCTCGCGGGCGGTCGCGTCACCGTCTCGGTCGAGCACGCCGACGTCGCCGCGATCACCGACGCCAGCTACCACGATGCGCTGGAACTGACCTCGGGGCCGTCGATCGACGGTGACGGCTCGAGCGTCGAGTTCCGCTTTGCCGACCTCGAGGACGAGATCGGCGCGACGCTCGACGACGTCACGCTCGCGACGCTCGACCTCGAGGGCGTCGGGACGGGCACGACTGATATTACGATCGAGGTCCACTCGCTGGACGACGACGACGGGCTGGCGATCGACACCCAGCCTCGTCCGGGCATCGTCGTCGTCGGTCCGCCGCCGGTCGGTGAGGGGTCGGGCCGCGCCCCGACCGACCTCGACGGCGACGGCCTGTTCGAGGACGTCAACGGTAACGGCCGACTCGACTACCAGGACGTCACTTTGCTGTTCGAGCACCTCGAGGACGATACCGTCCAGCTCAACGAGGCGGCGTTCGACTTCAACGACAACGGCCGCATCGACTACGACGACATCGTCGCCCTCTACGACGAACTGTAACCGATGGATCGAGATGACGCCGACACGTCGACTGGGTCCGAATCGCGCCGCCGACGTTGGGATCACTCGGCTCTCCGCGGGCGCGCGTTCCGAACGCTCGCCATCGCACTCGTGATCGCGACGGTCGTCGGAACGGTCGCACTCGGTTCGGCCGGCGCCGCGACGACGGCCGGTGAGGATCGGACGACGACCGAACCGAGTCCGGCGATGACCGATGGAGCTGTATCGACCGCCAGTGCCTCGAGCGGCGCCGAACCCGAGCTTGTCGTCTCCGATGCGACGATCGAGCCCGAGTCGACCGAGAGTCTCCGCGTCTCGCTGACCGACGTCCCCGACGGACTCGCGGGATTCAAGCTCACGCTCGCCGTCGACGACGGCGACGTCGCGACCGTCACGAACGCCAGCTACCCGGACCACTTCGGGCTGACGACCGACCCCGCTGTGGGCGCCGACGGGGAGACCATCACCGTCGAGGCCGCCGACCTCGGCGACGCAGTCACGGCCGGCGACGCGGACGTCACGCTGGCGACGATCGACGTAGCCGGCGTCGACGACGGTCAGACGGACCTGCGCGTGACGTCGATGCAGGTCGACGACGACGACGGCGGCGCCATCGAGCCGTCGCTCGAGTCGGGAACGCTGACCGTCGGCGACGACTCGGGCGATTCGGAGTCCGGTGATGACGGTTCCGAATCGACCGGTGACGATTCGGGATCGGACGACGAGTCGGACTCGGAAGACGACTCTGACTCAGTTCCCGGCTTCGCGATCGGCTCGGCAGTCGCCGCCATCGCCGTGCTCGTGACTGTCGTCCTCGCGAAGTTGCACTGATCGCCACCGCTTTCGCCCTCTTCACCGTTTTTTATTCCTCGACCGTTCGATCGTCCCCAGTCCGTGGCAATTCCCGACAACGCTTTTGCCCCTCTGCTGTCTGTAGACGCTCGTATGAGCGAGGAATCCGACGACACGGACCGTCAGTTCGCCACGAACAGCGTCCACGCCGGCCAGGAACCCGATCCGACGACGGGTGCTCGAGCGCCGCCGCTGTACCAGACGACCTCCTACGAGTTCGAGGACACCGAGCACGCCGCCGCCCTGTTCGGCTTAGAGGAGACCGGGAACATCTACTCGCGAATCATGAACCCGACGAACGCGATGTTAGAGGAGCGCATCGCGACCCTCGAGGGCGGCGTCGGCGCGCTCGCCACGTCGTCGGGGATGGCTGCCTTCGACCTCGCGACGTTCATCCTCGCGGACGTCGGCGACAACATCGTCTCCTCGTCGTCGCTGTACGGCGGCACCTACACCTACCTCACTCACACCGTCGCGAAGCGCGGCATCCAGACGAAGTTCGTCGATACGCTGGACTACGAGGCCTACGCCGAGGCTATCGACGACGACACGGCGTTCATCCACCTCGAGACGATCGGTAATCCGGCGCTCGTGACGCCGGATATCGAGCGCATCGCGGACATCGCCCACGACCACGGCGTGCCGCTGTTCGTCGACAACACGTTCGCCACGCCGTACCTGTGCCGCCCGCTCGAGCACGGCGCCGACCTCGTCTGGAACTCGACGACCAAGTGGCTCCACGGCGCCGGTTCGACCGTCGGCGGCGTACTGGTCGACGGCGGCTCCTTCCCGTGGCCGGAGGGCGACTATCCCGAGATTACGGAGCCCAATCCCGCGTACCACGGCGTCAACTTCTACGAGACGTTCGGCGAGGCGGCCTTCTCGGTTGTCGCGCGGACTCGCGGGCTGCGCGATCTGGGCAATCAACAGTCTCCGTTCGACGCCTGGGTCACCCTCCAGAAACTCGAGTCGCTGCCGCTGCGGATGGAGAAACACTGTGAGAACGCGATGGTCGTCGCGGAGTACCTCGAGGACCACCCGAAGGTCTCGTGGGTCAACTATCCCGGCCTCGAGAGCCACGAGACCCACGAGAACGCCCGGGAGTACTTAGAGGGCGGCTACGGCGGGATGATCACCTTCGGCCTCGAGGGCGTCGACGGGTCCGACACGGACCCGTCTGCTCGCGAGACGTCGTCTCGCGCTGGCTACGACGCCGCCGAGACGGTCTGTAACGAGGTCGATCTGGCGAGCCTGCTGGCCAACGTCGGCGACGCGAAGACGCTGATCATCCACCCCGCGAGCACGACCCACCAGCAGCTCACCGAGGAGGAGAAACTGGCCAGCGGCGTCACCGACGATCTCGTCCGCCTCTCGATCGGTATCGAGGACGTCGACGACGTGATCGCGGATCTGGATCGGGCGATCGACGCGGCCTGATCGCTCGCCGGCGTCGCGTCGGTGACGGCGCTCGAGTCGGTGACGGCGCTCGAGTCGGTGACGGCGCTCGAGGACAGAACGACGTTCGGTGCTGGAACAGTGCTCGTCGGCTGACCGGCGTTCGACGTCGAGCGCCGTTCCACCGTCGAACGCCGTTTTCAGCGAGTCGAATTAGCCCCTTGTCGTTAAGGTCACGCGGTTCGATGTATTCGGTATGCCCACCGGGTTACTCACGGACGAGGCTGCAGAACAGATCGTCGCGACCTGTCGGACGGCGATCGGTGACAGTCTCCGTTCGATCACCTACTTCACGCGCGACGACTTCGAGCAGGTGTACCTGCGCGAGGACTTAGAGCGCGACGCCGATCTATCGACCTTTATCGGCCACGAGTGGCGCGGCTTCAAGACGGCGCAGACGGCCTACGAGAACTCCGAACTCGGCGATTACAACTACACCATTCGCGTCTTCGACAACGGCTTTCTCGTCAGGGTAACCAGCGACAGCGAGGGGATCTTCGTCACGACCGACGGACTCACAGTCAAGGATTTCGAAGAGGTCGCGACGGCGATCAACGTGTTCCTCAACGATCGCGAGATCGAGTAGCGGACTCCTCGGCGGTCGATCGGTCGGCGTCCTGTTCGCGATGATCGCGGTCGTTCTCCTCCTCGGTCCGACTCGAGCGAGTTCCGATCGGCAGCCCGGAGCCGAGTTCCCCGTCGATACCGAGGAGGCGTGCGAACCGGCGGCGTTCGGCGGCGTGTCTATCGAGACTCATGCCGACGAAAAACGGCAATATCCGTTGTAGTAATGCATGCCATTTGTTGCGGAAATGGTCGATTACGCCCGTGAAACGATCCCGTCGCCGTCCGGCGATTACCCGCCTGTAACGGTCCCATTCAGTAGTCAACGATCGTGACAGACTACGCGACAGCGTAACACCCTTTTCGCTCACCGCCGTTCGAAGGGACGATGACTGATCTTCCCGATCCCGTCGCCCGCGAGTTCGAGTCCCACGACGCGTTCGTCCCGCTCGAGGACGGCGCCGGGTACGACCTCGAGACGACCGTCTTCGACGCGACCGTCACCGCCGACGACGCCGAGGGAAAGCGGGACGGCGAGTTCCGCGTCACCGTCACCCTCCCGACGCTCAACGCCGCCGTCGCCGGCGAGACCGTCGCCTCCGTTGTCGAGGACGGCTGGTTCGAAACCTTAGAGCGCCGTCTCGAGGATACCTTCACGGTCGCACACACGAGCACCCACGAGGACCCCGTCGTCGACCGTGGCGCCGACGCGGTCACCGTCAGACTCGAGTACGTCGCCTGGGACGCAGCGGAGGGCGTCGACGACGCCAAGGCCCTCATCGAGTTCGTCGAGGGGACGTTCGCCCAGGGGATTATCCCCGGCTACGAGTATCAGGGCGCCGCCGCGACGCTGCTCGAGAACGCCCAGAACCGCGGCCAGCAGGCTGCAGATAGTGATCGCGATGGGAGTAGCGGCGGAATGCCGATGTAAAACGAAGTTTTGCCGAGTGCGGTCGCGAAGCGACCGCACGCAGCGCAAAAG containing:
- a CDS encoding alkaline phosphatase PhoX is translated as MVEFTRRKLMASSAAAAVGAGTVGLVGADEDPEEHDSLEAPYVKGNIDRFSTTALGAEVTGPFVFETGELLYSLQAPSDDNMEPFNRGGVGVFDDFRFTFNGKNDEFDELEPPRTKTEEQQVLGAAGDYRLLVQAGDEINGGTERFGHPQTPDGENVAELAGEDLASAGGVTDMNFFVSTNEEGTEGYLFTNNETRPGAIIRTPLSRESGRWEADLENAMELENTEAFREVGGTRINCYGDLSPWETPLSAEEDYGHPRVNGLATVSDVVEAGSGVGIRGASTFWNRPNVAGIEDALADIFGEDAWYPMGLWALTGLEKHAYHLGAEPVDLREFENEDGEIEIEDRRRPIGDEAFPNRYRYGKIVEITDPASDDPTPVKHHVFGRAAWECPEVLPDERTVYLASDGGAKGIYKFVAEEPISEYDDRMDVCGTLYAMKATEIGEGPVAETDLDIEWLPLGTASNAEIESWISDYDDVTQVDYLETHAETDWADDLEQALMEADEEVAINGNQDYIADEEIVEWAAQYEERGPDGVDEELRRVPFLETRAAAKEIGASIEFNKAEGIDSHDEAEPSDFIYFGISSLGGTMTDDQGELRFDEVETGVLYRAELEEGYDVSRLEPVVVGPNGSDSVSLLDESLINVDNVMVMDDGRVLLCEDKGTFGRTYENDAMWVYEPPAVLRTDSIAVSHGATGEVDLTLSSIPDGLAGGRVTVSVEHADVAAITDASYHDALELTSGPSIDGDGSSVEFRFADLEDEIGATLDDVTLATLDLEGVGTGTTDITIEVHSLDDDDGLAIDTQPRPGIVVVGPPPVGEGSGRAPTDLDGDGLFEDVNGNGRLDYQDVTLLFEHLEDDTVQLNEAAFDFNDNGRIDYDDIVALYDEL
- a CDS encoding O-acetylhomoserine aminocarboxypropyltransferase/cysteine synthase family protein; translation: MSEESDDTDRQFATNSVHAGQEPDPTTGARAPPLYQTTSYEFEDTEHAAALFGLEETGNIYSRIMNPTNAMLEERIATLEGGVGALATSSGMAAFDLATFILADVGDNIVSSSSLYGGTYTYLTHTVAKRGIQTKFVDTLDYEAYAEAIDDDTAFIHLETIGNPALVTPDIERIADIAHDHGVPLFVDNTFATPYLCRPLEHGADLVWNSTTKWLHGAGSTVGGVLVDGGSFPWPEGDYPEITEPNPAYHGVNFYETFGEAAFSVVARTRGLRDLGNQQSPFDAWVTLQKLESLPLRMEKHCENAMVVAEYLEDHPKVSWVNYPGLESHETHENAREYLEGGYGGMITFGLEGVDGSDTDPSARETSSRAGYDAAETVCNEVDLASLLANVGDAKTLIIHPASTTHQQLTEEEKLASGVTDDLVRLSIGIEDVDDVIADLDRAIDAA
- a CDS encoding DUF7522 family protein; amino-acid sequence: MPTGLLTDEAAEQIVATCRTAIGDSLRSITYFTRDDFEQVYLREDLERDADLSTFIGHEWRGFKTAQTAYENSELGDYNYTIRVFDNGFLVRVTSDSEGIFVTTDGLTVKDFEEVATAINVFLNDREIE
- a CDS encoding DUF5813 family protein, whose protein sequence is MTDLPDPVAREFESHDAFVPLEDGAGYDLETTVFDATVTADDAEGKRDGEFRVTVTLPTLNAAVAGETVASVVEDGWFETLERRLEDTFTVAHTSTHEDPVVDRGADAVTVRLEYVAWDAAEGVDDAKALIEFVEGTFAQGIIPGYEYQGAAATLLENAQNRGQQAADSDRDGSSGGMPM